One genomic region from bacterium encodes:
- a CDS encoding DUF4325 domain-containing protein, translating to MIITLNKFGTTLTSRQDGKEAYGAYLSTLESVSDKEEISIDFDGVVTFTPSWADEFITPILNTYGNRVKLLPTENPSVEATLRLLETIK from the coding sequence ATGATTATCACATTGAATAAATTTGGTACTACCCTAACTTCCAGACAAGACGGCAAAGAGGCCTACGGCGCGTATCTATCCACCCTAGAATCTGTATCTGATAAAGAAGAAATCAGCATAGATTTTGATGGGGTAGTAACATTCACCCCTTCGTGGGCGGATGAATTTATCACACCAATTTTAAATACCTACGGCAATAGAGTCAAATTACTGCCAACAGAGAATCCGTCAGTAGAAGCGACTTTAAGATTGTTAGAAACAATCAAGTAA
- the glnII gene encoding glutamine synthetase GlnII, whose product MAKIMAEYIWMDGTTPTAKLRSKTKIVDGPIAGVRDLPGWSFDGSSTYQAKGSFSDCLLQPVSYIPDPIRGGQNILVMCEVNNADGTTHITNTRAALRMLAERYKQEEAWFGIEQEYTFFQGVKPLGWPDNGFPAPQGGYYCGVGADEVFGRPIVEKHMEACLAAGLLICGINSEVMPGQWEFQVGPLGPLEVCDQLWLSRWLLYRIGEDFNTSVTLYPKPVKGDWNGAGAHTNFSTKAMRLPGGIEAIKQACEKLGRKRAEHIAVYGANNNERLTGLHETCSINDFKYGIGDRGASIRIPTPVANAGCGYLEDRRPASNMDPYQVCAKLMETVCGE is encoded by the coding sequence ATGGCAAAAATCATGGCGGAGTACATTTGGATGGATGGTACCACACCGACAGCCAAATTGCGTTCGAAGACAAAAATTGTGGATGGGCCGATTGCGGGAGTGAGGGATTTACCGGGTTGGAGTTTTGATGGGTCAAGCACTTATCAGGCGAAGGGAAGTTTTAGCGATTGTTTATTGCAGCCGGTATCGTATATACCCGATCCGATTCGGGGCGGACAAAATATTTTGGTGATGTGTGAAGTAAATAATGCTGACGGTACGACACATATTACAAATACCAGGGCGGCGTTGAGGATGCTCGCGGAACGCTATAAACAGGAGGAAGCATGGTTTGGCATTGAACAGGAATATACTTTCTTTCAGGGTGTTAAACCTTTAGGATGGCCGGATAACGGTTTCCCTGCCCCACAGGGAGGTTATTACTGCGGTGTGGGCGCGGATGAGGTGTTTGGACGGCCGATCGTGGAGAAGCATATGGAAGCCTGTTTGGCCGCCGGTTTATTGATTTGTGGGATTAATTCAGAGGTGATGCCGGGACAGTGGGAATTTCAAGTGGGTCCACTCGGCCCGTTGGAAGTTTGTGATCAATTATGGCTCAGTCGTTGGTTGTTGTATCGGATTGGTGAAGATTTTAATACCAGCGTGACACTTTATCCAAAGCCGGTAAAAGGCGATTGGAATGGCGCGGGCGCGCATACCAATTTCAGCACGAAAGCGATGCGTCTTCCCGGTGGTATAGAGGCGATCAAACAGGCCTGTGAAAAATTGGGCAGAAAGCGCGCGGAGCATATCGCTGTGTACGGCGCGAATAATAACGAAAGACTGACCGGTTTGCACGAGACCTGTAGTATCAATGATTTCAAATATGGCATTGGTGATCGTGGGGCGTCAATTCGCATCCCCACGCCAGTGGCGAACGCCGGGTGTGGTTATTTGGAAGATCGCCGCCCGGCGTCTAATATGGATCCGTATCAGGTCTGTGCGAAGTTGATGGAGACGGTTTGTGGGGAGTAA